A genomic region of Alicyclobacillus sp. SO9 contains the following coding sequences:
- a CDS encoding ABC transporter ATP-binding protein: MEINISSLNKSFDGKHVLKDINFSVQTGEFAALLGPSGCGKTTLLNILAGFLTPESGTVTVGNDTWASATYSLAPEKRKVGMVFQDFALWPHMNVYENVAFGLKLRKSTKVEIQRRVQEVLGIVQMSDYQTAFPHQLSGGQKQRIAIARALAPSPSVMLMDEPLSSLDAKLREQMRWDLLDIVRRAGTTTIYVTHDQSEALSMADTIVLLNQGRTEQIGTPKELYECPRTVFTASFMGASNLLEGKTELSDDSTITLNCHGHMVRAAGSGTVGEAKIVSIRPTDLTMEANQTSHNLEEGAFSNTHFQGKVVQRAFHGSNWRYKVELMGSPVLTLEIWDQKEWNEGDEVHLTVPVNRCLVLEEKPSADTIVPVEQA; this comes from the coding sequence GTGGAGATTAATATCTCTTCGTTAAATAAATCCTTTGACGGAAAACATGTCCTGAAAGACATCAATTTCTCAGTTCAAACAGGAGAGTTTGCTGCACTTCTGGGACCGTCTGGCTGTGGAAAAACTACACTATTAAACATTCTCGCGGGCTTTTTAACACCAGAGTCAGGGACTGTCACAGTTGGCAATGACACCTGGGCCTCCGCGACCTATTCTCTCGCTCCGGAAAAGAGAAAAGTGGGGATGGTGTTTCAGGATTTTGCCTTGTGGCCCCATATGAACGTTTATGAGAATGTGGCATTTGGATTGAAATTACGCAAATCAACAAAGGTAGAGATTCAAAGACGGGTACAAGAAGTCTTGGGAATTGTTCAAATGTCCGACTATCAAACTGCGTTCCCGCACCAGCTTTCGGGCGGACAGAAACAGCGCATCGCGATTGCTCGCGCCTTAGCTCCTTCACCTTCGGTGATGCTAATGGATGAACCTCTATCGAGTCTTGATGCTAAATTAAGAGAACAAATGCGCTGGGACCTGCTGGATATCGTTCGAAGAGCAGGCACCACCACTATTTATGTCACGCACGATCAATCAGAAGCACTTAGCATGGCTGACACAATTGTTTTACTCAACCAGGGCCGAACTGAGCAGATTGGCACACCCAAGGAACTGTATGAATGCCCGCGCACGGTCTTCACAGCCTCGTTTATGGGTGCATCAAACCTATTGGAAGGCAAGACTGAGCTTTCCGACGACAGCACAATTACCTTAAACTGTCACGGTCACATGGTGCGAGCAGCTGGGTCTGGAACGGTGGGAGAAGCAAAAATTGTTTCTATTCGGCCGACAGACCTGACCATGGAGGCAAACCAAACGTCTCACAACCTTGAAGAGGGCGCATTTTCGAATACGCACTTCCAGGGAAAAGTAGTTCAACGCGCATTCCACGGTTCAAATTGGCGTTACAAGGTTGAGCTTATGGGAAGCCCCGTATTGACTTTGGAAATATGGGATCAGAAGGAATGGAACGAGGGGGATGAAGTTCATCTGACCGTTCCAGTAAATCGTTGTTTGGTTCTGGAAGAAAAGCCTTCGGCAGATACAATTGTGCCGGTAGAACAAGCCTAG
- a CDS encoding glucosaminidase domain-containing protein — protein MGISNSNVYLYAATDTDFRIAQTAAKLAGVPSGNVIGDFSAAYNLVQNATTNFVLAVGSAALYALYYNPCGWGGLAAGSTPFSYYASAQCSLLRSNMFVNAAGQTPADTFYIAIAFTYYAIHCSYPGVFPSSGLPSRSSPQTVCVGNSNQGCPCSSSVSGGGCNFPSTPPSSCTPTQSAFLNNYLSYAETASSKTGLPVNFILAHWGIETGWGTAAGLCSGCNNPGNLIISGQGTCPCGNVSKFSTMTDGVNEYINVMNTRYSFVKWAYDKYGLKEACMAIGAGCEPASGIASDIYATGRYNGVSYNGQAVSNNCYLSSTIAGNGQAYSTCAPTVANNDGNGCNGCGYVGCSLYETATTGCLAQYNCVTA, from the coding sequence ATGGGAATTTCCAACAGCAACGTTTATTTATATGCGGCAACCGATACAGACTTTCGCATAGCTCAGACAGCTGCAAAATTAGCAGGTGTACCCAGTGGCAATGTCATTGGAGACTTTTCCGCCGCATACAACCTGGTTCAGAATGCAACAACAAATTTTGTGCTGGCAGTGGGCTCAGCTGCACTCTATGCACTCTATTACAACCCTTGCGGCTGGGGCGGCCTTGCCGCTGGCAGTACTCCGTTCAGTTACTACGCATCGGCGCAGTGCAGTTTACTGCGTTCGAACATGTTTGTGAACGCTGCAGGACAGACGCCTGCAGATACCTTCTATATTGCGATTGCTTTCACTTATTATGCCATTCACTGCAGCTATCCAGGCGTGTTTCCCAGTTCAGGACTGCCCTCCAGGAGTTCTCCTCAGACGGTTTGCGTGGGGAACAGCAATCAAGGCTGTCCGTGTTCCAGTTCCGTTTCAGGAGGCGGCTGCAATTTTCCATCAACACCCCCTAGTTCCTGCACCCCAACGCAGTCTGCCTTTCTCAATAATTATCTGAGTTACGCGGAGACTGCATCGAGTAAGACAGGATTGCCAGTAAATTTTATCCTTGCGCACTGGGGCATCGAAACTGGATGGGGAACTGCGGCTGGACTCTGTTCGGGGTGTAATAATCCTGGGAATCTCATCATATCAGGACAGGGGACTTGTCCTTGCGGCAACGTATCCAAGTTCTCCACGATGACGGATGGTGTAAATGAATATATCAACGTAATGAACACACGTTACAGTTTTGTCAAATGGGCTTATGACAAATATGGACTGAAAGAGGCATGTATGGCCATTGGGGCAGGCTGTGAACCTGCGTCCGGTATTGCTTCAGACATTTACGCTACGGGGCGATATAATGGAGTGAGTTACAACGGTCAGGCAGTATCAAACAACTGCTATCTGTCGTCTACTATTGCTGGAAATGGACAGGCGTACAGCACCTGTGCACCGACGGTTGCGAACAACGATGGAAACGGATGTAACGGGTGCGGCTATGTAGGATGTAGTTTATACGAGACAGCCACAACAGGCTGCCTTGCACAGTATAACTGTGTGACTGCGTGA
- a CDS encoding ABC transporter ATP-binding protein → MSSIHLKSLTKSYDNQSNALSDVSIEIIDGEFMVLVGPSGCGKSTLLRCLAGLETVTLGDIFVGDKRVNDVAAHKRNVAMVFQSYALYPNLSVFENIAFPLRAIRAKKEFIKQRVEEVAARLGLAEYLARKPRALSGGQRQRVAIARAIVRNPEAFLMDEPLSNLDAKLRHQMRVELLRLQRQLGTTTVFVTHDQVEAMTMGDRITVLNQGEVQQIGTPYEVYNRPANTFVASFIGSPPMNVKELRVQRGATLHDVRVEGENLFIPTDSKLQATEGDSVLVGIRPEDLTLTDTTNAVMQGVVDVVEYTGSETLLTVLTDSGEWVVKLNSKQPMARGNTVNLEVDDCNLYLFDKVTTKLMGTLNELSEMPYVANH, encoded by the coding sequence ATGTCATCAATTCATCTAAAGTCTCTTACGAAATCCTATGACAACCAATCCAATGCTTTATCTGATGTGTCAATCGAAATTATCGACGGAGAATTTATGGTTCTGGTGGGACCGTCCGGGTGCGGCAAGAGTACCTTGCTTCGCTGTTTAGCTGGGCTGGAGACGGTCACGCTTGGAGATATTTTCGTTGGCGATAAGCGGGTTAATGATGTAGCCGCACACAAACGCAATGTTGCAATGGTTTTTCAAAGCTACGCACTTTATCCTAATTTATCGGTATTTGAAAACATCGCCTTTCCACTTCGGGCAATTCGTGCCAAGAAAGAGTTCATCAAGCAGCGGGTTGAAGAGGTGGCAGCTCGACTGGGTCTGGCAGAGTACCTGGCACGAAAACCTCGTGCACTATCTGGCGGTCAGCGGCAACGAGTAGCGATTGCTCGTGCAATTGTCCGCAATCCCGAAGCCTTCCTCATGGATGAACCCCTTTCCAATTTGGATGCCAAACTGCGGCATCAAATGCGTGTAGAACTCTTGCGTCTGCAAAGACAATTAGGGACAACCACGGTGTTTGTCACGCACGATCAAGTAGAAGCCATGACCATGGGCGACCGCATCACTGTCTTGAATCAAGGCGAAGTTCAACAAATCGGAACGCCTTATGAGGTCTACAACCGTCCGGCAAACACTTTCGTGGCAAGCTTTATTGGATCACCTCCAATGAATGTGAAAGAACTGCGAGTTCAACGCGGCGCCACGCTTCACGACGTAAGGGTAGAGGGTGAAAATTTATTTATACCGACGGACAGCAAACTTCAGGCAACCGAGGGTGACAGTGTACTGGTTGGAATTCGACCGGAAGACCTCACACTGACGGATACAACGAATGCAGTGATGCAGGGTGTGGTTGATGTGGTTGAGTATACCGGATCGGAAACATTGTTGACTGTCCTCACAGACAGTGGCGAGTGGGTTGTCAAGTTGAACAGCAAACAGCCAATGGCTCGGGGGAATACGGTTAATTTGGAGGTTGACGACTGCAATCTCTATTTATTTGACAAAGTGACTACGAAACTGATGGGGACTTTGAATGAACTCTCAGAAATGCCCTATGTGGCAAATCACTAG
- a CDS encoding metallophosphoesterase, with product MALRIALIGDLHYPGMLNESADNLSVRDTFYTELLHNFFMEDADLHVSVGDVTHKGNSEEWKGIERIVQKYPGRTFRFVLGNHDVLDQSKHVTLEALELPRYFVEETRDARLIYLDTTRDMSPDNWGGFVDEEQLKWLQTLPRQVDKPTLVFAHHPIHNTTAKSELPMMNVENSQGVVHELDKIAAQIIYMNGHNHIQSIAKHPSLSQWDFVQTASVVSSPCFRVLEVTPTSVAVTTKHLATPTFQKRAAAVREIVSDYWHDETAPGGKGDQSIIIDRKQFKKASSES from the coding sequence ATGGCTTTGCGGATTGCGCTAATTGGAGACTTGCATTATCCAGGGATGTTGAATGAATCGGCCGACAACCTTTCTGTTCGAGACACGTTCTACACTGAACTCTTGCATAACTTCTTTATGGAGGACGCAGATTTACATGTTAGTGTGGGGGATGTGACACACAAGGGGAATTCCGAAGAATGGAAGGGTATCGAACGCATTGTGCAAAAATACCCTGGACGGACTTTCCGTTTTGTGCTCGGAAACCATGACGTACTTGACCAGAGCAAGCATGTCACGTTGGAGGCGCTGGAACTTCCGCGTTATTTTGTAGAAGAGACCCGAGACGCTCGCCTCATCTATCTTGACACAACGAGGGACATGTCTCCTGACAATTGGGGCGGTTTTGTCGACGAGGAACAGCTAAAATGGTTGCAAACACTGCCGAGGCAGGTCGACAAACCCACACTGGTATTTGCTCATCACCCCATTCACAACACCACTGCCAAATCTGAATTGCCTATGATGAATGTAGAGAACTCCCAAGGTGTTGTACACGAATTGGATAAAATTGCGGCTCAGATCATTTACATGAACGGACACAATCATATTCAAAGCATTGCAAAGCACCCTTCTCTTTCGCAGTGGGACTTTGTTCAGACGGCCTCTGTAGTCTCATCGCCTTGTTTTCGTGTGCTTGAGGTGACGCCGACAAGTGTAGCCGTCACAACAAAGCATCTTGCAACGCCGACGTTTCAAAAGAGAGCAGCCGCAGTTCGAGAAATCGTATCGGACTACTGGCATGATGAAACGGCGCCCGGAGGGAAAGGCGATCAATCCATCATAATCGATAGAAAGCAGTTCAAGAAGGCTTCCAGCGAGAGCTGA
- a CDS encoding DUF1284 domain-containing protein: MLTLRGHHLLCLPGYRGMGYSAEYEANMTKIHQLLRREPETEVTLVSGPDSLCAKFPSDKTYHCEDNNIYERDANVLSNLNLEPGQKLPWSEIEPRIAKNVVGRDINSLCSTCSWRSYGVCEEGINEIRLGKGLRRIEID, from the coding sequence ATGCTTACGCTCAGGGGCCATCATCTCCTGTGCCTGCCAGGATACCGAGGTATGGGTTATTCCGCTGAATATGAAGCGAACATGACTAAAATTCACCAATTGCTGCGCAGAGAACCTGAAACAGAAGTGACGCTGGTATCAGGCCCAGATAGTCTATGTGCCAAGTTCCCGTCTGATAAGACTTATCACTGTGAAGACAACAACATCTATGAACGCGATGCCAATGTTTTATCTAACCTGAACCTTGAACCAGGGCAAAAGCTTCCTTGGAGTGAGATTGAGCCGCGCATCGCCAAAAACGTGGTTGGGCGAGACATTAACAGCCTGTGCAGTACTTGTTCCTGGCGAAGCTATGGAGTCTGCGAAGAGGGAATTAATGAAATAAGACTGGGCAAGGGCTTGCGGAGAATTGAAATTGACTAA
- a CDS encoding SPW repeat protein encodes MKWKNWTVAIIGAWFIISPWVFGFSNHAGAVWTSVIAGAIQLIVAIWAAALPESTADWSNWQNWTSLIMGIWFIIQPWSVGISSMTGNTWNDVILGAITVLLDLWIMGENGNASNSGGNARRAA; translated from the coding sequence ATGAAATGGAAGAACTGGACTGTAGCCATTATCGGTGCATGGTTTATTATCTCACCGTGGGTGTTCGGGTTCTCAAATCACGCCGGTGCCGTCTGGACGAGTGTCATTGCCGGGGCAATTCAGTTGATTGTTGCCATCTGGGCAGCTGCTCTTCCAGAATCGACAGCGGATTGGTCTAATTGGCAGAACTGGACCTCACTAATTATGGGCATCTGGTTTATTATCCAGCCCTGGAGTGTAGGTATTAGCAGTATGACGGGAAACACTTGGAACGACGTTATTCTTGGCGCCATTACTGTTCTGCTTGACCTTTGGATTATGGGTGAGAATGGAAATGCAAGCAACTCAGGCGGAAATGCACGCCGTGCAGCTTGA
- a CDS encoding carbohydrate ABC transporter permease, which translates to MKTSAPGIQNLDFSQRRFSFQRILRAAWPYSVRYAILLLPMAMVTLFVIWPMILTVLHSFQVMNARGQASGFAGVKNYAHLFHSSLFRQVMTNTVIYAGISVVLCIVIAFGLSFLLNSRSNSASRLLLVGLFSPTITPMIAAANIWLFFLTPGFGIVDKVMRFVGFGKENWLGHPTTATIVLILLFVWKYAPYFTLFLLAGLQAIPPDVRESLRTEDPHKFYGFRKVILPILSPMIGFVTTMAVLYAVETIDPVYVLTQGGPNNATNLVMYYLFKLGFNYYSWGEAAALSAILLGGLATLSGLSLIVMERRAFHWQ; encoded by the coding sequence TTGAAAACAAGCGCACCAGGCATACAAAACTTGGATTTTTCACAACGAAGGTTTTCTTTTCAACGCATTCTGCGGGCGGCGTGGCCCTACTCTGTGCGCTACGCCATCCTGCTTTTGCCTATGGCAATGGTAACCCTGTTTGTGATCTGGCCGATGATCCTGACAGTACTTCACAGTTTCCAAGTGATGAACGCCCGCGGGCAAGCTTCAGGGTTTGCAGGTGTTAAGAACTATGCACACTTGTTTCATTCGTCTTTGTTTCGCCAGGTCATGACAAATACAGTGATATACGCTGGTATTTCTGTGGTGTTATGTATTGTCATTGCTTTTGGATTGTCTTTTCTGCTGAACAGTAGAAGCAACTCGGCATCGCGGCTGCTCTTGGTCGGGTTGTTCTCGCCAACGATTACACCCATGATTGCGGCGGCAAACATTTGGTTGTTCTTCTTGACACCCGGTTTTGGAATTGTCGACAAGGTCATGCGTTTTGTTGGATTCGGAAAGGAGAATTGGCTCGGGCATCCCACGACGGCAACAATCGTTCTGATTTTGCTGTTTGTGTGGAAGTATGCACCATACTTCACTCTGTTCCTGCTGGCTGGACTGCAAGCTATTCCGCCAGACGTCAGGGAGTCCTTGCGAACCGAAGACCCGCACAAGTTCTACGGTTTTCGCAAAGTCATTCTTCCCATTCTCAGCCCGATGATTGGGTTCGTCACGACGATGGCTGTGCTCTATGCTGTTGAGACTATCGATCCCGTTTACGTACTCACACAAGGCGGCCCCAACAACGCTACGAATCTTGTCATGTACTACTTGTTTAAGCTTGGCTTCAATTACTACTCGTGGGGTGAGGCTGCAGCACTATCTGCTATTCTGCTGGGTGGCTTGGCAACGCTCTCCGGACTATCGTTAATTGTGATGGAGAGGAGGGCCTTTCATTGGCAGTGA
- a CDS encoding carbohydrate ABC transporter permease, whose protein sequence is MKRYKDSIYWILLSTVALIWGFPTVWVVFETFFGGNHHFGFTFKNLIDAWKAAPFPQYSVNTVIIVLGLLLIQLVFGAVAGFILARYEFPFKSLVTLVFIMQIVVPVYAVLIQEYDILRGFHLLDTKLGIMLPYAVSGIAVLSFRQAFKSVPPELEEAARMDGYNTLGIFRRVYLPQAIPASLAFGVISLTYHWTDFLWPMIVTNTAHARPIVVGLAMIAQSSESGMQWNLLASATAIVIIPVLIVFSLATRKILSAFSSTFNW, encoded by the coding sequence GTGAAACGGTACAAGGATTCCATCTACTGGATACTCTTAAGCACAGTAGCATTAATTTGGGGTTTCCCAACTGTGTGGGTCGTCTTTGAGACATTCTTCGGCGGTAATCACCACTTTGGGTTTACCTTTAAAAACTTGATAGATGCTTGGAAAGCAGCTCCATTTCCACAGTACAGTGTCAATACAGTCATAATTGTACTGGGACTCCTGCTCATCCAATTGGTTTTCGGGGCAGTCGCAGGGTTTATCTTAGCCCGCTATGAATTCCCATTCAAATCCTTGGTTACGCTGGTCTTCATCATGCAGATTGTAGTACCGGTTTACGCAGTCTTGATTCAGGAGTATGACATTCTTCGAGGGTTCCACTTGCTCGACACAAAGCTGGGAATTATGCTTCCGTATGCTGTCTCGGGGATTGCTGTCCTGTCTTTTCGCCAGGCCTTTAAATCCGTGCCGCCGGAGTTGGAAGAAGCAGCCCGTATGGATGGCTACAATACCTTGGGTATTTTCCGTCGTGTCTATCTACCCCAAGCTATTCCTGCTTCTTTGGCTTTTGGCGTCATTTCACTGACGTATCACTGGACGGATTTTCTCTGGCCAATGATTGTTACTAACACAGCTCACGCCAGGCCAATTGTTGTGGGATTGGCGATGATCGCTCAATCCAGTGAATCAGGCATGCAGTGGAATCTGTTGGCCTCTGCAACTGCCATCGTGATTATTCCTGTACTGATTGTATTCAGCCTTGCAACAAGAAAAATTCTATCTGCATTTTCATCCACCTTTAATTGGTAA
- a CDS encoding VIT1/CCC1 transporter family protein, with translation MSQATKAGLEKIFMENWRREIQAAELYELSAKNEGDERRRDIFLKLANLEYKHAQMWAEKLEELGIDNTSLKKPTLDNDNMSQLSSAQILSNIESIETQNANWYASLRNIVDDEDVLRIIDEIDEDEKTHESLDDILHAQKKPVKHRLHSLWGEERWHRRASGGWVGDAIYGVNDGLGAIFGIIAGVAGFAHNDQTILISGFFGALASTLSMGAGAWLAAKSENELLDSELSHERREIQDDPEHELEELKLLYELKGLSPEESNRIATQVSKDPETFLTTMAQEELGIHEASQSNPWSSALFGSLSTLVGAIVPLVPFFFLHGLVAIVVAAAVSILAHFVVGALKSIITVRGWFVSGLEMTLVGIIVGVVSYGFGEIGSRLLGG, from the coding sequence GTGAGTCAGGCGACAAAAGCAGGTTTAGAGAAGATTTTTATGGAGAATTGGCGCAGGGAAATTCAGGCAGCCGAATTGTATGAACTGTCAGCAAAAAATGAAGGTGACGAGCGGCGGCGCGATATCTTTCTGAAACTCGCCAATCTCGAATATAAGCATGCGCAGATGTGGGCAGAAAAACTCGAGGAGTTGGGTATTGATAATACCTCGTTAAAGAAACCAACACTCGACAATGACAATATGTCACAACTTTCTTCTGCTCAGATCTTAAGCAACATTGAAAGCATTGAGACACAAAACGCTAACTGGTACGCATCTTTGCGTAACATTGTGGATGACGAGGACGTTCTTCGCATCATCGATGAAATTGACGAGGATGAAAAGACGCATGAGTCCTTAGATGACATCCTGCATGCTCAGAAGAAGCCAGTAAAACACCGGTTGCATAGCCTCTGGGGCGAAGAACGTTGGCATCGCCGTGCCAGCGGCGGTTGGGTAGGAGACGCGATATACGGAGTTAACGATGGTCTTGGTGCCATTTTTGGCATTATCGCCGGTGTGGCCGGTTTTGCCCATAATGACCAGACCATCCTCATATCCGGGTTTTTTGGCGCCTTGGCCAGTACCCTTTCCATGGGTGCTGGTGCCTGGTTAGCGGCCAAGTCCGAGAATGAACTGCTCGACAGCGAGTTGAGCCATGAACGGCGTGAAATTCAGGACGATCCCGAACATGAACTTGAGGAACTCAAGCTCCTCTATGAACTAAAAGGACTGTCGCCGGAAGAGTCCAACCGCATTGCGACCCAGGTTTCAAAAGATCCTGAAACATTCCTGACGACCATGGCGCAAGAGGAGCTAGGAATTCACGAAGCCAGCCAATCCAATCCTTGGAGTTCTGCACTCTTTGGCAGTCTCTCTACTCTTGTTGGCGCAATCGTACCGTTGGTTCCCTTCTTCTTTTTGCACGGTTTAGTTGCCATCGTGGTGGCCGCAGCAGTCAGTATTCTGGCCCACTTTGTTGTAGGTGCACTGAAGAGCATTATCACAGTACGCGGCTGGTTCGTCAGCGGCCTTGAGATGACCTTAGTCGGCATCATCGTGGGTGTAGTGTCGTACGGATTCGGTGAAATTGGATCGCGTTTGCTAGGCGGCTGA
- a CDS encoding ABC transporter substrate-binding protein produces MMKRTWMTVASLALTGTVVAGCGTANSANGGNGTTGGSSTSKQGVVQLTYDYPVGVAGPLAKIMKNMVDKFNQSHSTIHVTPVFAGNYQQTLAKVETAVQSGNPPDVAVLNSTATFDLLRMNAISPLDSIVKNGNFYSALTKPEVQNHYWGVPFQRSTVVLYYNKDLFKKAGLDPSHGPKTWAELISDAQKIKAKAGVNGIEIPSNGTVYWTFEPFATEAGHNLGGSNGKTVYFNSSAVKKALNFWMDLSHKYKVMPKGIIQWNDVPSDFENQKTAMAVHSSGSLTSIMSKSNFNVGVSFLPKASQNGSNQVTGLGGGDMFVMKGISKKQHDAAITFVKWMTTPKEAAHWSMSTGYIGTSPAVYQQPSMKAYIKKHPQAMVAAKQLKYAQPELSTYHLNRIYDVIDSAIQSVMDGQSSVNSALNKAQKKADSILSQ; encoded by the coding sequence ATGATGAAAAGAACGTGGATGACAGTGGCTTCACTTGCTCTAACAGGTACAGTTGTTGCGGGGTGTGGAACAGCAAACTCCGCCAATGGTGGAAATGGGACTACAGGTGGGTCCTCGACATCGAAACAGGGAGTCGTGCAGTTAACCTATGATTATCCGGTCGGCGTAGCCGGACCGTTGGCAAAAATCATGAAGAACATGGTAGACAAATTCAACCAATCCCACTCTACCATTCATGTGACGCCGGTCTTTGCGGGAAACTATCAGCAAACATTGGCAAAGGTAGAAACTGCTGTTCAGAGCGGGAACCCGCCTGATGTTGCGGTCCTGAACAGTACAGCTACTTTTGATTTGCTTCGTATGAACGCCATTTCACCCCTGGACAGCATTGTGAAAAACGGCAACTTCTATTCAGCCTTAACGAAGCCTGAGGTTCAAAACCATTATTGGGGTGTACCATTCCAGAGATCGACAGTGGTGCTGTACTACAACAAAGACTTATTCAAAAAGGCTGGTCTTGACCCAAGCCACGGTCCAAAAACCTGGGCAGAACTCATTTCCGATGCACAGAAAATTAAGGCTAAGGCCGGAGTCAACGGCATCGAGATCCCGTCCAATGGTACGGTCTATTGGACATTTGAACCGTTTGCAACGGAAGCGGGTCACAATCTCGGAGGGTCAAACGGAAAAACTGTGTATTTTAACTCTTCCGCTGTCAAAAAAGCCCTGAATTTCTGGATGGACCTCTCTCACAAGTATAAGGTCATGCCAAAGGGTATCATCCAGTGGAACGACGTCCCCTCCGACTTCGAAAATCAAAAGACAGCCATGGCAGTGCACTCCAGCGGCAGCCTGACGTCAATCATGTCAAAGTCCAACTTCAATGTGGGTGTTTCGTTCCTGCCTAAGGCCAGTCAAAATGGGTCAAATCAGGTGACAGGTCTTGGCGGCGGTGACATGTTTGTCATGAAAGGCATCTCCAAAAAGCAGCACGATGCCGCCATTACATTCGTGAAGTGGATGACAACACCAAAAGAAGCAGCCCATTGGAGCATGAGTACAGGTTACATTGGTACGTCACCGGCAGTATACCAACAGCCTTCCATGAAGGCTTACATCAAGAAGCATCCTCAGGCAATGGTTGCGGCGAAACAGCTAAAATACGCTCAGCCTGAACTTTCGACTTATCATCTAAACCGAATTTACGATGTCATTGACAGCGCTATTCAATCGGTGATGGATGGCCAATCCTCCGTGAACAGTGCTCTGAACAAAGCTCAGAAGAAGGCCGACTCCATCCTTTCTCAATAG